The Tachyglossus aculeatus isolate mTacAcu1 chromosome 22, mTacAcu1.pri, whole genome shotgun sequence genome window below encodes:
- the LOC119944125 gene encoding proline-rich proteoglycan 2-like: MKISPEGGGPAPPAHEGPPIPSGPAPPARVRKQSVGGALREADLPTPEGPPTPSGPAPPGGPLRASPPARVRVCGNKAAPPTRGALCARPPHAGPFWGPPSARMRVCGNKAAAPPPPPTVSSPLRGPRSPQAPPPRRACARVETERGGRALREAALPPFPQAPPPRGALCARLSHAGPLWPPRRACACVESKRPRPPRGGPLCACAFFSQP; the protein is encoded by the exons ATGAAAATCAGCCCTGAGGGAGGCggccctgccccccccgcccACGAGGGGCCCCCaatcccctcaggccccgcccccccggcgcgCGTGCGGAAACAAAGCGTTGGGGGCG CCCTGAGGGAGGCGGACCTGCCCACCCCCGaggggccccccaccccctcaggccccgcccccccggggggcCCTCTGCGCGCGAGCCCCCCGGCGCGCGTGCGCGTGTGTGGAAATAAAGCG gccccgcccacccggggGGCCCTCTGCGCGCGCCCGCCCCACGCGGGGCCCTTCTGGGGGCCCCCCTCGGCGCGCATGCGCGTGTGTGGAAACAaagcg gcggccccgcccccgccccccaccgtcTCTTCCCCCCTGAGGGGCCCCCgatcccctcaggccccgcccccccggcgcgcgtgcgcgcgtgtGGAAACAgagcggggggggcggg CCCTGAGGGAGGCGGCCCTGCCCCCattccctcaggccccgcccccccggggggcCCTCTGCGCGcgcctgtcccacgcggggccccTCTGGCCCCCCCGGCGCGCGTGCGCGTGTGTGGAATCAaagcg gccccgccccccccggggggggcccCTCTGCGCGTGCGCGTTTTTCTCTCAGCCCTGA